The Campylobacter concisus genome has a window encoding:
- a CDS encoding ABC transporter ATP-binding protein, whose product MIEISNLSKHFFIGEKRIDVLRGLNLSIKKDKITVILGRSGCGKTTLLRLIAGLESVSQGEIKFKEQAKIGFVFQEPRLMPFLNVYENIVFALKKHEIEATKIDSLISMIGLSDFKFAAVSQLSGGMSSRVSLARVLAYEANLILMDEPFAALDAFTRASMQAEILKIQAGKTILFVTHNIDEALFLADEIILLEKGGIKSNYELSNLARPRDLLSEELIAIKRKILSEI is encoded by the coding sequence ATGATAGAAATTTCAAATTTATCTAAGCATTTTTTTATAGGCGAAAAGCGTATCGACGTTTTGAGAGGGCTAAATTTGAGCATAAAAAAAGATAAGATCACCGTCATACTTGGTAGAAGCGGTTGTGGCAAAACTACGCTTTTGCGCCTTATAGCAGGCCTTGAGAGCGTAAGTCAGGGCGAGATAAAATTTAAAGAGCAAGCAAAGATCGGCTTCGTTTTTCAAGAGCCCCGTCTTATGCCGTTTCTAAACGTCTATGAAAACATTGTATTTGCGCTTAAAAAGCATGAAATAGAGGCTACAAAAATCGATAGTTTGATATCGATGATAGGGCTTAGCGACTTTAAATTTGCCGCAGTTTCGCAGCTCTCTGGTGGCATGAGCTCGCGCGTTTCGCTTGCTAGAGTGCTTGCGTATGAGGCAAATTTGATCCTCATGGACGAGCCATTTGCCGCGCTTGATGCATTTACGAGAGCTAGCATGCAGGCTGAAATCCTAAAAATACAAGCTGGCAAAACCATCCTTTTTGTCACTCACAACATCGACGAGGCGCTATTTTTGGCTGATGAGATCATCTTGCTTGAAAAGGGTGGGATAAAGTCAAACTACGAGCTATCAAATTTAGCAAGGCCAA
- a CDS encoding ABC transporter permease produces MREIFKKSILILAIFAIWQVVCELEIFTPYILPSPLATIKTMYSMSLSGELATHTIISFKRIFAGYALSFALALVLGGIAALLPKISVYYEWILEFFRNIPPLSLIAILVLWFGINETPKIIIIILASFFPMFLSIQKGLTSCDIKLIEVGKIFGFSKFEIFYKIILKSALKDIFVGMRIGFGYAMRAIIGAEMIAASSGLGYLILDAEELSRADRIFVGIFTIGICGVLIDRLFLLLIAKFSLLRGEK; encoded by the coding sequence GTGAGGGAGATTTTTAAAAAGAGCATTTTGATCTTAGCGATCTTTGCCATCTGGCAGGTCGTTTGCGAGCTAGAAATTTTCACGCCATATATCTTGCCAAGTCCGCTAGCTACGATAAAGACGATGTATAGCATGAGCCTAAGCGGCGAGCTTGCTACGCATACGATCATCAGCTTTAAGCGCATATTTGCAGGATATGCTCTCTCGTTTGCCTTAGCGCTCGTGCTTGGCGGTATAGCGGCACTTTTGCCAAAGATCAGCGTTTATTACGAGTGGATACTAGAGTTTTTTAGAAATATCCCGCCGCTTAGTTTGATCGCCATTTTGGTGCTTTGGTTTGGTATAAACGAGACACCAAAGATCATCATTATCATCTTGGCTTCGTTTTTTCCGATGTTTCTAAGCATCCAAAAGGGGCTAACAAGCTGCGATATAAAGCTCATCGAGGTTGGTAAAATTTTTGGCTTTAGTAAATTTGAGATTTTTTACAAGATCATCTTAAAAAGCGCACTAAAAGATATCTTTGTCGGCATGCGAATAGGCTTTGGCTACGCCATGCGCGCGATCATCGGAGCGGAGATGATAGCGGCTTCAAGTGGGCTGGGCTACTTAATCCTTGACGCAGAAGAGCTCTCACGCGCGGATAGGATATTTGTGGGCATTTTTACGATCGGCATTTGCGGTGTGCTCATAGATAGGCTCTTTTTGCTTTTGATAGCGAAATTTAGCCTGTTGCGAGGTGAGAAATGA
- the rplQ gene encoding 50S ribosomal protein L17, whose translation MRHKHGYRKLGRTSSHRSALLKNLAIAIIKSEKIETTLPKAKELRSYVEKLITRARKGDSNAHRAVFASLQDKETTNKLVTEVAPKFKERNGGYTRIIKTRVRRGDAAEMAYIELVAE comes from the coding sequence ATGAGACATAAACACGGATATCGCAAACTTGGTAGAACGTCATCTCATAGATCTGCATTGCTTAAGAATTTAGCGATAGCTATCATCAAAAGCGAAAAGATAGAGACAACTTTACCAAAAGCAAAAGAGCTTAGAAGCTATGTTGAAAAGCTTATCACAAGAGCTAGAAAGGGCGACTCTAACGCTCACAGAGCAGTATTTGCTTCATTGCAAGACAAAGAGACTACAAATAAGCTAGTTACTGAAGTAGCTCCAAAATTTAAAGAGCGCAACGGTGGCTATACAAGGATTATCAAAACTCGCGTTCGCAGAGGCGACGCAGCTGAGATGGCTTATATAGAGCTAGTAGCTGAATAA
- a CDS encoding DNA-directed RNA polymerase subunit alpha, with amino-acid sequence MRKITTSAYMPTEIEVKSVSENVANITAYPFEAGYAVTLAHPLRRLLYTSTVGFAPIGVKIKGVSHEFDSMRGMLEDVAFFIINLKKIRFKLKSGSEREVIEYSFKGPKEITGADLNNDLVEIVNPDAYLATINEDAELNFSVIIQKGIGYVPSEEIREEIEDEYIALDAFFTPVKKAVYEIQNVLVEDDPDYEKIVFTITTDGQVGPVEAFKNCLEAMYQQMSVFKGILDIDVSAPVASSSASGEFSKLLSSVEDLNLSARSFNCLDKADIRFIGELALMDENELKELKNLGKKSLEEIKAVMEEIGYPVGVDVLKDSKEQLRKKITELKSQMSAKE; translated from the coding sequence ATGAGAAAGATTACTACATCAGCTTATATGCCAACTGAAATAGAAGTTAAAAGTGTTAGCGAAAATGTCGCTAACATTACAGCATATCCTTTTGAAGCAGGTTATGCTGTTACTTTGGCTCACCCCCTACGCCGTCTTCTTTACACAAGCACAGTAGGCTTTGCTCCTATCGGTGTAAAGATAAAAGGCGTTAGTCACGAATTTGATAGTATGCGTGGCATGCTTGAAGACGTGGCATTTTTTATTATAAATTTGAAGAAGATCAGATTTAAATTAAAAAGTGGCAGCGAGCGTGAAGTTATAGAGTATAGCTTTAAAGGACCAAAAGAGATAACTGGAGCTGACCTAAATAACGACCTAGTTGAGATCGTTAATCCAGACGCATATCTTGCAACCATCAACGAAGATGCTGAGTTAAATTTCTCAGTTATCATCCAAAAAGGTATCGGATATGTTCCTAGTGAAGAGATCAGAGAAGAGATCGAAGACGAGTACATCGCACTAGACGCTTTCTTTACACCTGTTAAAAAAGCAGTTTATGAGATACAAAATGTCTTGGTTGAAGATGATCCAGACTACGAGAAGATCGTATTTACAATAACAACAGATGGTCAAGTTGGTCCAGTAGAAGCTTTTAAAAATTGTTTAGAAGCTATGTATCAACAAATGTCAGTATTTAAAGGAATTTTGGATATTGATGTTAGTGCCCCAGTTGCTAGTTCAAGCGCAAGTGGCGAGTTCTCAAAGCTACTTTCTAGTGTAGAAGATCTAAATTTAAGCGCTAGAAGTTTTAACTGCCTTGACAAAGCCGATATTAGATTTATCGGCGAGCTTGCGTTGATGGACGAAAATGAGCTTAAAGAGCTTAAAAATTTAGGTAAAAAATCTCTTGAAGAGATAAAAGCGGTTATGGAAGAGATAGGCTATCCAGTTGGTGTCGATGTGTTAAAAGATAGCAAAGAGCAACTCAGAAAGAAAATAACCGAGCTAAAATCACAAATGAGTGCAAAAGAATAA
- the rpsD gene encoding 30S ribosomal protein S4, translated as MARYTGPVEKLERRLGVSLALKGERRLAGKSALEKRPYAPGQHGQRRAKISEYGLQLREKQKAKFMYGVSEKQFRRLFQEAARREGNTGALLVQLLEQRLDNVVYRMGFATTRRFARQLVTHGHILVNGKRVDIPSYRVEPGSKVEVAEKSKNNPQIIRAIDLTAQTGIVAWVDVEKEKKFGIFTRNPEREEVIIPVEERFIVELYSK; from the coding sequence ATGGCTAGATATACAGGACCTGTTGAAAAATTAGAAAGACGTCTTGGTGTGTCTCTTGCGTTAAAAGGCGAAAGAAGACTTGCTGGTAAAAGTGCTTTAGAAAAAAGACCTTATGCACCAGGACAACACGGACAAAGAAGAGCAAAAATAAGCGAATATGGCTTACAACTTCGCGAGAAGCAAAAAGCTAAATTTATGTATGGTGTTTCAGAGAAACAATTTAGAAGATTGTTCCAAGAAGCAGCACGCCGCGAGGGCAATACTGGTGCTCTTTTGGTTCAACTACTAGAGCAGAGATTAGACAATGTTGTTTACAGAATGGGCTTTGCAACAACTCGTCGTTTTGCTCGCCAGCTTGTAACTCACGGACATATTTTAGTAAATGGCAAGAGAGTGGATATCCCATCTTACAGAGTGGAGCCAGGCTCTAAAGTAGAAGTTGCTGAGAAATCTAAAAACAATCCACAAATCATTCGCGCGATCGATCTTACAGCTCAAACTGGCATCGTTGCTTGGGTAGATGTGGAAAAAGAGAAAAAATTTGGAATTTTCACTAGAAATCCAGAAAGAGAAGAGGTTATCATTCCTGTTGAGGAAAGATTTATAGTAGAGCTTTACTCAAAATAA